In Nostoc sp. GT001, a genomic segment contains:
- a CDS encoding zinc metalloprotease HtpX, whose amino-acid sequence MSLQSALDALNQKRYQEAVELLEQFCRDCAEQNSSDYLSAQMWLMKAYQATGETEKAKALCQKLIMSENPQARSWAEQASQSLGQTPPKASQKAGRAVTTGMKLAMGGVGGSLALASGVTMTLLFGMVLALGLSIVFILGNDNPLQGLAIAIGITLVFNIAAFFISPFIMDLTQGWLYQTRWVDLAEVETLSPETAKVIRQVCEQKKLKTPRLGIIDDQNPTAFTYGSLPNSARLVVSQGLFTYLDDDEVATVYAHELGHIVHWDFAVMTVASTLVQICYLIYSTARRFGRGGGDSKIKDAMQTAALVAYVFYVIGTYLVLYLSRTREYFADHFAAESTGNPNGLSRALVKIAYGILEEGSRTQEPSRLIEGTRALGIYDHKAAASTGTAYRITSDTQKVGRVFLWDMFNPWGWWMELNSTHPLTGKRVRALSNYAEQLGLPTEFDMGRVIGEGKTLNKSRLYGNFFLDVVLYGAETIGFFAGLVTGVILLSSSQNTGLVLGAPLIGLGMGILIKALVMFPDYKQAPETDILTLMSDPYASPLRGQPAKLEGQLIGRGDAGYKFGSDLKIQDRSGMLYLHYASRFGPIGNFLFGMKRVQSLIGEQVGAVGWFRRGVAPWMDLIQLQSKNGTIVNSYHRFWSFILGGGSIILGVVLTMFLSRS is encoded by the coding sequence ATGTCATTGCAATCTGCATTAGATGCCTTAAACCAAAAACGTTATCAAGAAGCGGTTGAATTACTCGAACAATTCTGCCGCGATTGCGCTGAACAGAATTCCTCAGATTATCTTTCAGCACAGATGTGGCTGATGAAAGCTTATCAAGCCACAGGCGAAACCGAAAAAGCCAAAGCCCTGTGTCAAAAGCTAATCATGAGTGAAAATCCACAGGCTCGCAGTTGGGCAGAACAAGCTAGTCAATCCTTGGGTCAAACGCCACCTAAAGCTAGCCAAAAAGCTGGTCGTGCCGTTACCACTGGGATGAAATTAGCAATGGGGGGAGTGGGTGGTAGTTTGGCGTTAGCTTCTGGTGTCACCATGACCTTGCTGTTTGGCATGGTGTTGGCTTTAGGTTTGAGCATAGTATTTATTTTGGGTAACGATAATCCACTCCAAGGATTAGCGATCGCTATTGGTATTACCCTAGTCTTTAATATCGCCGCCTTTTTCATATCTCCATTCATCATGGACTTAACTCAAGGCTGGCTTTACCAAACTCGCTGGGTAGATTTGGCAGAAGTTGAAACCCTCAGTCCAGAGACAGCTAAAGTTATTCGCCAAGTCTGTGAGCAGAAAAAGCTAAAAACGCCGCGTTTGGGAATTATTGACGACCAAAATCCCACGGCTTTTACTTATGGTTCATTGCCGAACAGCGCCCGTTTAGTCGTCAGTCAGGGACTTTTCACATACCTCGATGACGATGAAGTTGCTACCGTTTACGCTCACGAACTGGGGCACATCGTCCACTGGGACTTTGCAGTGATGACAGTAGCTTCTACCTTAGTGCAAATTTGTTACTTGATTTACAGCACAGCCAGAAGATTTGGGCGTGGCGGTGGCGATAGCAAAATCAAAGATGCGATGCAAACTGCTGCCCTAGTTGCTTACGTGTTTTATGTCATCGGTACTTATCTAGTGCTGTACCTCTCCCGCACACGAGAATACTTTGCCGACCACTTTGCAGCCGAAAGTACAGGTAATCCCAATGGATTATCCCGCGCTTTGGTGAAGATTGCCTACGGAATTTTAGAAGAAGGTTCGCGGACACAAGAACCCAGCCGTTTAATTGAAGGAACTCGCGCCTTGGGTATCTATGACCATAAAGCCGCCGCTTCCACAGGAACCGCTTACCGCATTACATCCGATACTCAAAAAGTTGGTCGCGTCTTTCTGTGGGATATGTTTAACCCTTGGGGTTGGTGGATGGAGTTAAATTCAACTCATCCCTTGACAGGCAAGCGAGTTCGCGCATTGAGCAACTATGCCGAACAATTGGGTTTACCGACTGAGTTTGATATGGGGCGAGTTATTGGAGAAGGTAAAACTCTTAATAAAAGTAGACTTTACGGCAACTTCTTTTTAGATGTTGTACTTTACGGCGCTGAAACTATTGGTTTCTTTGCTGGCTTGGTAACAGGTGTGATTTTGTTGTCAAGTTCGCAAAACACAGGTTTAGTACTGGGTGCGCCATTAATTGGCTTAGGGATGGGAATTCTCATCAAAGCCTTGGTGATGTTCCCCGACTACAAACAAGCACCAGAAACCGATATTCTCACCCTGATGTCAGACCCTTATGCCAGTCCATTACGCGGACAACCTGCAAAACTGGAAGGTCAACTTATTGGCCGTGGCGACGCTGGTTATAAATTTGGTTCCGATTTAAAAATTCAAGATCGTAGCGGAATGCTTTATCTGCATTACGCCTCACGCTTTGGCCCTATTGGCAATTTTCTGTTTGGGATGAAGCGAGTCCAAAGCTTGATTGGCGAACAAGTTGGCGCTGTGGGTTGGTTCCGTCGAGGTGTTGCGCCTTGGATGGATTTAATTCAACTCCAGAGTAAAAATGGCACCATCGTCAACAGTTACCATCGCTTTTGGTCATTCATCCTTGGCGGTGGATCGATTATCCTGGGAGTGGTCTTGACTATGTTTTTGAGCCGCAGCTAG
- a CDS encoding aldehyde dehydrogenase family protein: MVTATVPRQQVKIGPTKLLINNEWVESVSDRRFETINPTTGEVICEVSEADAPDVDKAVQAARAAFTSGEWRKISATRRGELLYKLADLIEQNIDELARLETLDNGKPLQDSLGDLGLVIACYRYYAGWADKVQGKTIPINGPYFCYTRHEPVGVVGQIIPWNFPLLMQAWKLALALATGNTVVLKTAEQTPLSALRVGELIIEAGFPPGVVNILSGYGPTAGAAIARHRDIDKVAFTGSTEVGHLIMEAAAKSNLKRVTLELGGKSPNIVFADADMDEAIAGCHDALFFNQGQCCCAGSRLFVEEKCYEKFVVKTVERARQRVVGNPFDANTQQGPQVDKDQFDRVMSYIESGIREGAQLLCGGNQVGDKGYFIAPTVFADVRDDMKIAQEEIFGPVMSIIKFKDIDEVIQRANDTMYGLAAAVWTQDITKAHAIANNLRAGTVWVNCYDVFDAAAPFGGFKQSGIGRELGEYGLQQYTEVKTVTIKL; this comes from the coding sequence ATGGTTACAGCAACAGTACCAAGACAACAGGTTAAAATTGGCCCAACCAAGTTGCTGATTAACAATGAGTGGGTAGAAAGTGTCAGCGATCGCCGATTTGAAACAATCAACCCGACTACAGGTGAGGTGATCTGCGAAGTCTCAGAAGCAGATGCCCCAGATGTAGATAAAGCAGTACAAGCAGCCCGTGCGGCTTTCACTAGTGGAGAATGGAGAAAGATATCTGCCACCCGTCGCGGCGAGTTGCTTTACAAGCTAGCTGACTTAATTGAGCAGAATATCGATGAGTTGGCACGACTAGAAACTCTCGACAACGGTAAGCCATTACAAGATTCATTAGGTGACTTAGGATTAGTCATCGCCTGCTATCGTTACTACGCAGGCTGGGCTGATAAAGTACAAGGTAAAACCATCCCGATTAATGGGCCATACTTCTGCTACACTCGCCATGAGCCTGTGGGTGTAGTTGGTCAAATTATCCCGTGGAATTTTCCACTTTTGATGCAAGCGTGGAAATTAGCACTAGCTTTGGCAACTGGTAATACTGTAGTTCTCAAAACAGCCGAACAAACACCATTATCAGCACTGCGAGTAGGTGAGTTGATTATTGAAGCAGGTTTTCCCCCTGGTGTGGTGAACATCTTATCAGGATACGGGCCAACCGCCGGGGCTGCGATCGCTCGTCATAGAGATATTGACAAAGTGGCATTTACTGGTTCCACTGAAGTCGGTCATCTAATTATGGAAGCAGCGGCTAAGAGTAACCTGAAGCGCGTCACTTTGGAACTTGGTGGCAAGAGTCCTAACATCGTCTTTGCCGATGCAGACATGGACGAGGCGATCGCAGGTTGCCACGATGCCTTATTCTTTAACCAAGGGCAGTGCTGCTGTGCTGGTTCGCGATTATTTGTCGAAGAAAAATGCTATGAAAAGTTTGTTGTCAAGACCGTAGAAAGAGCTAGACAGAGAGTTGTCGGTAATCCCTTCGATGCCAACACACAACAAGGGCCGCAAGTAGACAAAGACCAATTTGATCGGGTGATGAGCTACATCGAATCTGGGATACGTGAAGGCGCTCAGTTGTTATGTGGTGGCAATCAAGTCGGCGACAAGGGTTATTTTATCGCACCCACAGTCTTTGCCGATGTCCGCGATGACATGAAGATTGCCCAAGAGGAAATCTTTGGCCCAGTGATGAGCATCATCAAATTTAAAGATATTGATGAAGTCATTCAACGGGCGAATGACACAATGTATGGACTCGCCGCCGCTGTGTGGACTCAGGATATCACCAAAGCTCATGCGATCGCCAACAATCTTCGGGCTGGTACTGTGTGGGTAAATTGCTATGACGTATTCGATGCTGCTGCACCCTTCGGTGGATTTAAGCAGTCTGGTATTGGTCGCGAACTAGGCGAATATGGCTTGCAGCAATATACCGAAGTTAAGACCGTTACCATCAAGTTGTAG
- a CDS encoding metal-binding protein — MPSGRTHDRITMYALPLVAGVTFWQTRSSNATLLVAGGFLFGGLMFGPDLDIYSVQFQRWGFLRWIWLPYQKSLRHRSFLSHGPIIGTILRVIYLGCLLAILAIVVLAIAQRLWNLSFSWQDLGQTVGRSLVQYDTEYVALFLGLELGAMSHSLSXLGGSAYKRFQKQGVRGLLPSGKIKRRKVRGGGRRARVKK; from the coding sequence ATGCCCTCTGGTCGGACGCACGATCGCATTACTATGTATGCTCTGCCGTTGGTGGCGGGCGTTACTTTTTGGCAAACTCGCAGTAGCAATGCGACTTTGTTGGTTGCAGGTGGGTTTCTCTTTGGTGGGCTGATGTTTGGCCCCGATTTGGATATTTACTCTGTGCAATTCCAACGCTGGGGTTTCTTGCGCTGGATTTGGCTACCTTATCAAAAAAGTCTCCGCCATCGTTCTTTTTTATCCCACGGGCCGATTATTGGTACGATTTTGCGGGTGATTTATCTGGGGTGTTTGCTTGCTATTTTGGCAATTGTCGTTTTAGCGATCGCTCAAAGGTTGTGGAATCTGAGTTTTAGTTGGCAGGATTTGGGACAAACTGTGGGGCGATCGCTCGTGCAATACGATACTGAATATGTCGCCCTGTTTTTGGGGTTGGAACTCGGTGCGATGAGTCATTCTCTCAGCGANTTGGGGGGGTCGGCTTATAAACGTTTTCAAAAGCAGGGGGTTCGGGGGTTGCTTCCTAGTGGCAAAATTAAGAGGCGGAAAGTGAGGGGTGGTGGTCGTCGGGCGAGAGTGAAGAAATAA
- a CDS encoding transporter substrate-binding domain-containing protein codes for MVRNAESNDSAFPNILQLFFSTSLLQVIGVALVLIVVAAHILWLSERNHKDGMIPQSYFPGIFKACWWSAATLATQADEMPKGVLGRLVGIIWMFIGVLFAAYFTASATTSLTVQQLQGDIRSIDDLPGKVVATTAGSTAATYMREHKISVLEVNKIDQAYNALQTKKADAVVFDAPVLLFYAANEGKGKVQIVGSILREENYGIILPNNSPYRKPINQALLNLKENGTYQSLYDKWFDAEKS; via the coding sequence ATGGTACGAAACGCAGAAAGCAACGACAGCGCCTTCCCAAATATTTTGCAATTATTTTTCTCTACTAGCCTCTTGCAAGTAATAGGCGTTGCCTTAGTGCTAATTGTCGTAGCAGCCCACATTCTTTGGTTATCTGAGCGCAATCATAAAGATGGGATGATTCCCCAATCATACTTTCCTGGCATTTTCAAAGCCTGTTGGTGGTCAGCTGCCACATTAGCAACCCAAGCTGATGAAATGCCCAAGGGAGTACTAGGACGCTTAGTAGGTATTATCTGGATGTTCATTGGAGTACTTTTTGCCGCCTACTTTACAGCCAGCGCTACTACTTCATTGACAGTACAACAGCTTCAGGGCGATATCAGGAGTATAGACGATTTACCTGGCAAGGTAGTGGCCACAACTGCGGGCAGCACAGCCGCCACATATATGCGAGAACATAAGATTTCAGTTCTAGAAGTTAACAAGATTGATCAAGCTTACAATGCTCTGCAAACCAAAAAAGCTGATGCCGTAGTGTTTGATGCACCTGTACTTCTTTTCTATGCTGCTAATGAAGGCAAAGGGAAAGTACAGATTGTTGGCAGTATCTTGCGTGAAGAAAACTATGGCATTATTCTGCCCAACAACAGTCCCTACCGCAAACCAATTAATCAAGCTCTACTGAATCTTAAAGAAAATGGCACTTATCAATCGCTATATGATAAGTGGTTCGATGCTGAAAAATCTTGA
- a CDS encoding glutamate-5-semialdehyde dehydrogenase, producing the protein MTIFDIASPLIAIAGQTRQAASKLAILSTEAKNQAIEAIAQALESARDEILQANVADCKAATAEGIPQPLYKRLQLDEHKLRDAIVGVRDVGKLADPIGKVQIHRELDTGLILKRITCPLGVLGIIFEARPEAAIQIVSLAIKSGNGVILKCGKEAVRSCEAIVKAIKQGLSQTAVNPDAVQLLTTREETLELLKLDKYVDLIIPRGSNSFVRFVQENTRIPVLGHADGICHLYIDKAADISKAVPITVDAKAQYPAVCNAIETLLVHQSIAREFLPKVAEALQERHVELRGDQRTLEILPNIANATEIDWETEYSDFILSIKIVDSIEDAIAHINEYGSRHTDAIISEDPTSVETFFGLVNSANIFHNCSTRFADGFRYGFGAEVGISTQQMPPRGPVGLEGLVTYKYQMTGDGHIVATYTGANAKAFTHQDF; encoded by the coding sequence ATGACTATTTTTGATATAGCTTCTCCCCTAATTGCGATCGCAGGACAAACCCGCCAAGCTGCAAGTAAGCTAGCGATTCTCTCCACTGAGGCAAAAAATCAGGCGATTGAGGCGATCGCTCAAGCTTTAGAATCAGCTAGAGATGAAATTTTACAAGCAAATGTTGCTGATTGTAAAGCTGCTACTGCCGAAGGTATTCCCCAACCGCTTTATAAGCGCTTGCAGTTAGATGAACATAAATTAAGAGATGCGATCGTTGGAGTCCGAGATGTTGGTAAGCTAGCCGATCCAATTGGTAAAGTGCAGATTCACCGCGAACTTGACACTGGCTTAATTCTGAAGCGCATCACTTGTCCTTTAGGGGTTTTGGGGATTATTTTTGAAGCCCGTCCAGAGGCGGCGATTCAAATTGTTTCTTTAGCAATCAAATCGGGAAATGGTGTAATCCTGAAATGTGGAAAGGAAGCTGTCCGTTCTTGTGAAGCGATAGTTAAAGCAATTAAACAGGGATTATCTCAAACTGCTGTTAACCCTGATGCGGTACAGTTGCTTACAACTAGAGAAGAAACTCTAGAACTTTTGAAGTTAGATAAATATGTAGATTTAATTATTCCTAGAGGTTCTAATTCCTTTGTCAGATTTGTACAAGAAAATACTCGTATTCCGGTACTAGGTCATGCTGATGGAATTTGTCATCTTTATATAGATAAAGCCGCTGATATTTCTAAAGCCGTTCCGATTACTGTAGATGCGAAAGCTCAATATCCTGCTGTTTGTAATGCAATTGAAACTTTGCTAGTTCACCAATCAATTGCTAGAGAATTTTTACCAAAAGTTGCTGAGGCTTTGCAAGAACGCCATGTGGAATTAAGAGGTGATCAACGCACCTTGGAAATTTTGCCTAACATTGCAAATGCGACAGAAATAGATTGGGAAACAGAATACAGCGATTTTATTTTGTCTATTAAGATTGTAGACTCTATAGAAGATGCGATCGCTCATATTAACGAATATGGTTCTCGTCATACCGATGCCATTATCTCTGAAGATCCAACATCTGTGGAAACTTTCTTTGGACTAGTAAATTCAGCGAATATATTCCACAATTGTTCTACCAGATTTGCTGATGGTTTCCGCTATGGTTTCGGCGCAGAAGTAGGAATTAGTACGCAACAAATGCCTCCCCGCGGTCCCGTTGGTTTGGAAGGATTGGTGACATACAAATATCAAATGACTGGTGATGGTCATATCGTTGCTACTTACACCGGGGCGAATGCTAAAGCTTTTACTCATCAGGATTTTTAG
- the mazG gene encoding nucleoside triphosphate pyrophosphohydrolase has translation MEKQDESLAALQELIEVVAKLREPDGGCPWDLAQTAETLTPYVIEEAYEVVDAIKSGDKGAIAEELGDLLLQVVLQAQIASESGQFSLKEIAQGISQKLIRRHPHVFGDVSVASVDEVRQNWEQIKAAEKGEASPDAQKFSAKLARYGRTLPPLTAAMKISQKAAAIGFEWENIQGVWDKFYEELGEFQQALAEETPERQEAELGDLLFAVIQLARWHNLDPSNALQGTNQRFVQRLEKMEAVVDRPLSDYSLNELETLWQQAKAQLAKEGSGE, from the coding sequence ATGGAAAAGCAAGATGAGAGTTTGGCGGCGTTGCAGGAGTTGATTGAGGTGGTGGCGAAGTTGCGTGAGCCTGATGGTGGTTGTCCTTGGGATTTGGCTCAAACTGCCGAAACTTTGACTCCTTATGTGATTGAGGAGGCTTATGAGGTGGTGGATGCAATTAAGAGTGGGGATAAGGGTGCGATCGCTGAGGAGTTAGGCGATTTATTATTACAGGTGGTATTACAAGCCCAAATCGCTAGTGAATCGGGGCAATTTTCTCTTAAGGAGATCGCTCAGGGAATTTCCCAAAAGTTGATTCGCCGTCATCCTCATGTGTTTGGTGATGTGTCGGTGGCAAGTGTGGATGAGGTGCGGCAAAATTGGGAACAAATCAAAGCTGCGGAAAAGGGCGAAGCATCTCCAGACGCCCAAAAATTTAGTGCTAAACTCGCTCGTTATGGACGTACTCTTCCCCCACTGACGGCGGCGATGAAGATTTCTCAAAAGGCTGCTGCGATCGGGTTTGAATGGGAAAATATTCAGGGGGTTTGGGATAAGTTTTATGAGGAGTTGGGAGAGTTCCAGCAAGCTTTAGCTGAGGAAACACCCGAACGACAAGAAGCAGAATTAGGCGATTTACTATTTGCCGTGATTCAGCTAGCGCGTTGGCATAATCTTGACCCCAGCAACGCTTTGCAAGGCACTAATCAACGATTTGTCCAGCGATTAGAAAAAATGGAGGCGGTTGTTGACCGTCCCCTTTCTGATTACAGTTTGAATGAGTTAGAAACTCTCTGGCAACAGGCAAAAGCTCAACTTGCGAAAGAAGGGAGTGGGGAGTAG